Proteins encoded by one window of Fusobacterium perfoetens:
- a CDS encoding MFS transporter: protein MNLSKKTQIFYGMGVSYAIADQIFAQWILYFYLPPESSGLKPVMAPVLISIALAISRIVDMITDPAVGYISDKINTRWGRRIPFIAAGSIPLGLATVAFFYPPLGNDTITFIYLAVIGSLFFTFYTIVGAPYNALIPEIGTTMEERLDLSTWQSVFRLLYTAVAMIIPGVLIKIIGDGDTVLGIRGMVIILSIAASLGGFITVFGVSEKNYSKGETSKITFKETMQVITADKNFIYYLFGLLFFFVGFNTLRATMNYYVEDIMGYGKSQITIASAILFGVSALFFYPTNILSKKIGYRKVMLGCLSLLTIFTIMLFLLGKIIPVSFGFILFGLIGIPVAGGAFIFPPAMLSEISSRITERTGNKIEGICFGIQGFFLKMAFMLSILILPFILVLGGTAGAVTKYGIYGTAIFSALSFIAAFFFYYKYKEN from the coding sequence ATGAACTTATCTAAAAAGACACAAATATTTTATGGAATGGGTGTAAGCTATGCAATAGCTGACCAAATTTTTGCACAGTGGATTTTATATTTTTATCTGCCTCCAGAGAGCTCGGGCTTAAAACCTGTTATGGCTCCAGTTCTTATTTCAATAGCTCTTGCAATTTCAAGAATTGTTGATATGATTACAGATCCAGCAGTGGGATATATTTCAGATAAAATAAATACAAGATGGGGAAGAAGGATTCCTTTTATAGCAGCAGGAAGCATTCCTTTAGGACTTGCAACAGTTGCATTTTTTTATCCTCCTTTAGGAAATGATACAATTACATTTATTTATCTTGCTGTAATAGGTTCTCTGTTTTTTACTTTTTATACAATAGTAGGAGCACCATATAATGCTCTTATCCCTGAAATAGGAACTACGATGGAAGAGAGATTGGATCTTTCAACTTGGCAGTCAGTATTCAGACTTTTATACACAGCAGTGGCAATGATAATTCCAGGAGTTCTTATAAAAATAATAGGAGATGGAGATACAGTTTTAGGAATAAGAGGAATGGTAATAATTTTAAGTATAGCTGCTTCTCTTGGAGGATTTATAACAGTTTTTGGTGTATCTGAAAAAAATTATTCAAAAGGGGAAACATCAAAAATAACATTTAAAGAAACAATGCAAGTAATAACAGCAGACAAAAATTTTATATATTATCTTTTTGGACTTCTGTTCTTCTTTGTAGGTTTTAATACTTTAAGAGCAACTATGAATTATTATGTTGAAGATATAATGGGATATGGAAAAAGTCAGATAACAATAGCTTCAGCTATTCTTTTCGGAGTTTCAGCTCTGTTTTTCTATCCAACAAACATACTTTCTAAAAAAATAGGATATAGAAAAGTAATGCTAGGGTGTTTAAGTCTTCTTACAATATTTACAATAATGCTTTTTCTTCTTGGGAAAATCATTCCTGTTTCATTTGGATTTATTCTTTTTGGACTTATAGGAATTCCTGTGGCAGGTGGAGCATTTATATTCCCTCCAGCAATGCTTAGTGAAATAAGCAGCAGAATTACAGAAAGAACAGGAAATAAAATAGAAGGAATATGCTTTGGAATACAAGGATTTTTCTTAAAAATGGCATTTATGCTTTCAATTCTTATTCTTCCGTTTATTTTGGTTTTGGGAGGAACAGCAGGAGCTGTAACAAAATATGGGATTTATGGAACAGCAATTTTTTCTGCATTATCTTTTATAGCGGCATTTTTCTTTTATTATAAATATAAGGAAAATTAA
- a CDS encoding ComEC/Rec2 family competence protein, translating into MGSIILAAVEILTAGAGLYFVPFFTLFFMSAFFLLYLYFGFKIRKPVYYIVLIIFLLRVLLSVDFEGFNREGMIEIKSNIVNGRGRVEKIENKFPLENIYISVENIPDGKYIFYGFGEKISDKYNFYDFKVKDKKEIPLNRFEVFFEKRFQTLEKYLSNRCSNFLKGVVLGERRYIYDNIREKFTYCGTAHLLAISGLHIGVVTGIILFILNIFKMKREIKYGLALIFLTFYMLGITDSPSAFRAYIMGAVFLTGKIFYEKSDIRKSLALAVIINLIINPVSLGNLSFIFSYLCLFSIVYIYPEWRIVKEIKYKNILNFLIFTGIIQIFITPVSVYFFGTIPFLSYFTNFILTPIGMIFVTLGFISFFIPEIFILAVSPLLQGIYNMIEVLLNFFSKIPYLIIKYDGDLTLKFIIFIYIILAVLFLKKKLYRKK; encoded by the coding sequence ATGGGCAGCATAATATTGGCAGCAGTTGAAATTTTAACAGCAGGGGCAGGGTTATACTTTGTCCCTTTTTTTACATTATTTTTTATGTCAGCATTTTTTCTTCTTTATCTTTATTTTGGTTTTAAAATAAGAAAGCCTGTTTATTATATAGTTTTGATTATATTTTTGCTAAGAGTTTTATTATCTGTTGACTTTGAAGGGTTTAACAGAGAAGGAATGATTGAAATTAAAAGTAATATAGTAAATGGAAGAGGGAGGGTAGAAAAAATAGAAAATAAATTTCCTTTGGAAAATATTTATATTTCCGTTGAAAATATACCTGATGGAAAATATATTTTCTATGGATTTGGAGAAAAAATTTCTGATAAGTATAATTTTTATGATTTTAAAGTAAAAGATAAAAAAGAAATTCCTTTAAATAGATTTGAAGTATTTTTTGAAAAAAGATTTCAAACTTTAGAAAAATATCTATCTAATAGATGCAGCAATTTTTTAAAAGGAGTAGTTTTAGGAGAAAGAAGGTATATTTATGATAATATAAGAGAGAAATTTACTTACTGTGGAACAGCTCATCTTCTTGCTATATCTGGACTTCATATAGGAGTTGTTACAGGGATAATTCTTTTTATATTAAATATTTTTAAAATGAAGAGAGAAATTAAATATGGTCTTGCCTTAATTTTTCTTACATTTTATATGCTTGGAATAACAGATAGTCCTTCAGCTTTCAGAGCCTATATAATGGGAGCTGTTTTTCTTACAGGGAAAATATTTTATGAAAAAAGTGATATAAGAAAATCGCTTGCTCTTGCAGTTATAATAAATCTTATTATAAATCCTGTGTCTCTCGGAAATTTATCTTTTATATTTTCTTATCTTTGTTTATTTTCAATCGTATACATATATCCTGAATGGCGTATTGTAAAAGAAATAAAATATAAAAATATTTTAAATTTTTTAATTTTTACAGGAATAATTCAAATTTTTATAACTCCAGTATCAGTTTATTTCTTTGGAACGATTCCTTTTCTTTCATATTTTACAAATTTTATTCTTACTCCTATTGGAATGATTTTTGTAACACTTGGATTTATAAGTTTTTTTATTCCAGAGATATTTATTTTGGCAGTCTCTCCTTTGCTTCAAGGAATTTATAATATGATAGAGGTATTATTAAACTTTTTCAGTAAGATTCCCTATCTAATAATAAAGTACGATGGTGATTTAACATTGAAATTTATAATTTTTATTTATATAATATTAGCTGTCTTATTTTTAAAAAAGAAATTATATAGAAAAAAATAA
- a CDS encoding site-2 protease family protein, giving the protein MFDEIKRYFERLKYENGGFPIGVKILGIIIFVFFIYNVGFNLIFRPYILIYIFILIFSLLLHELGHGYMAKLCGDNTALYYERLSLNPLKHLDPLGTILPVLLILGGFPVIMGWAKPVPVNYNYLRNGRKGEFLVVSAGVMVNFLLALIGSIIFKYYPFTTYVGADIVGYFIHINIILGVFNLIPIPPLDGSRIIASMGDESLRYKVFDYDKYGLILIIFLAWTGILGRMIYTLSKGVYFLINLIIF; this is encoded by the coding sequence ATGTTTGATGAAATTAAAAGATATTTTGAAAGATTAAAGTATGAAAACGGAGGATTTCCAATAGGTGTAAAAATACTTGGAATAATTATTTTTGTATTTTTTATATATAATGTTGGTTTTAATTTAATATTTAGACCATATATTCTTATATATATTTTTATTCTAATATTTTCTTTGCTCCTTCATGAATTAGGACATGGATATATGGCGAAATTATGTGGTGATAATACAGCCTTATATTATGAAAGACTTTCATTAAATCCTTTGAAACATCTTGATCCTTTAGGAACAATTCTTCCAGTTCTTTTGATTTTAGGAGGTTTTCCTGTTATAATGGGGTGGGCAAAGCCAGTTCCTGTAAATTATAATTATTTGAGAAATGGGAGAAAGGGAGAATTTCTTGTAGTTTCTGCAGGAGTTATGGTAAATTTTTTACTTGCATTAATAGGAAGTATTATTTTTAAATATTACCCATTTACAACTTATGTAGGGGCAGATATTGTAGGATATTTTATACATATAAATATAATTCTTGGAGTTTTTAACCTTATACCGATTCCTCCTCTTGATGGTTCAAGAATAATAGCAAGTATGGGAGATGAAAGTTTAAGATATAAGGTTTTTGATTATGATAAATATGGTTTAATTCTTATAATTTTTCTTGCATGGACAGGAATTTTAGGAAGAATGATTTATACTTTGTCAAAAGGAGTATATTTTTTAATAAATCTTATTATTTTTTAG
- a CDS encoding YigZ family protein → MRTVGKECVIEFEEKKSKFIGYIKPISTKEEAEKFIEMIKAKHSDATHNCSAYKVTDNGQEYFKVDDDGEPKGTAGKPMGDIITYMEAENLAVVATRYFGGIKLGAGGLVRAYAKTAKLAIQEAGIVDYVKKVVYILDFGYDKTAEVEQVIYKNGDEIIEKGYHDRVTYKVSLSEESIKELIEKRDIVMIDV, encoded by the coding sequence ATGAGGACAGTAGGAAAAGAGTGTGTTATTGAATTTGAAGAAAAAAAATCAAAATTTATAGGTTATATAAAACCTATATCTACAAAGGAAGAAGCAGAAAAATTTATAGAAATGATAAAAGCTAAGCACAGTGATGCTACTCATAATTGTTCAGCTTATAAAGTTACTGATAATGGACAGGAATATTTTAAAGTAGATGATGATGGAGAGCCAAAAGGGACAGCTGGAAAACCAATGGGTGATATAATAACTTATATGGAGGCAGAAAATCTTGCAGTTGTTGCAACTCGTTATTTTGGAGGGATAAAACTTGGTGCAGGAGGATTGGTAAGAGCTTATGCTAAAACTGCAAAACTTGCGATTCAGGAAGCAGGAATAGTTGATTATGTTAAAAAAGTAGTTTATATACTTGATTTTGGATATGATAAAACAGCTGAGGTAGAGCAAGTAATTTATAAAAATGGAGATGAAATTATAGAAAAAGGATATCATGATAGAGTAACTTATAAAGTATCTCTTTCAGAAGAAAGTATAAAAGAGCTTATAGAAAAACGGGACATTGTAATGATAGATGTATAA
- a CDS encoding TolC family protein: MNKKIIFMFLMISFAGCSLIPKTETRELVRAKDIITGTEEQEKLIFTEDNWWSIYDDETLNSLINLVLSENNDLKIAQLNIEKSNEAVKLAEAQGGLHIDFSGNFKREKTSKNGTVLPPFGGKIFNIGTLGLEAGYDADIFNKFKSLAEEQKYRTEAVKINSKWIEINVAGKIAKLYVYWKYLQEEEKNLTEQKNILVKVKNLYKKSIKIGTGTEENLWTLENNIRLLDSLIEENNMNKQITLNNLNILAGNESSEKIKEILSQNTCSMDTIFAEKVKIPQSINSDIIVSRPDIEYYLMLINAQEEHLKSAKADFYPRFSINGSYGFEAVNFNNVLKKGSILGFIGPSIYLPIFHEGSIRSNYKIAGIDLNIFIEEYNKAVINAYNEIGNELYKTKTLKKSLLNSDMNIINEKKILHENEKRLKIGTKSEYEYLLDKYNFTEKILSNKQKHLKYYVQQLNLINAAGGSYRK; encoded by the coding sequence ATGAACAAAAAAATAATTTTTATGTTTTTAATGATTTCTTTTGCAGGATGTTCTTTGATACCTAAAACAGAAACCAGAGAACTAGTGAGAGCAAAGGATATTATTACAGGAACAGAAGAACAGGAAAAACTTATTTTTACAGAAGACAACTGGTGGAGCATTTATGATGATGAAACTTTAAATAGTCTTATAAATTTAGTTTTATCAGAAAACAATGATTTAAAAATAGCACAGCTTAATATAGAAAAATCAAATGAAGCTGTTAAATTAGCAGAGGCTCAAGGGGGACTGCATATTGACTTTTCAGGAAATTTTAAAAGAGAAAAGACAAGTAAAAATGGAACAGTGCTTCCTCCTTTTGGTGGAAAAATATTTAATATAGGAACTCTTGGACTGGAAGCTGGATATGATGCTGATATTTTCAATAAGTTTAAATCTTTAGCTGAAGAACAAAAATATCGTACTGAAGCAGTGAAAATAAATTCAAAGTGGATAGAAATCAATGTTGCAGGAAAGATAGCAAAACTTTATGTTTATTGGAAATATTTGCAGGAAGAAGAAAAAAATCTTACAGAGCAAAAAAATATATTGGTAAAAGTAAAAAATCTTTATAAAAAATCAATAAAAATAGGAACAGGAACAGAAGAAAATTTATGGACTCTTGAAAATAATATAAGACTTTTAGATTCTCTTATAGAAGAGAACAATATGAACAAACAGATAACTTTAAATAATTTAAATATTCTTGCAGGAAATGAGAGTTCAGAGAAAATAAAGGAGATATTATCACAGAACACTTGTAGTATGGATACTATTTTTGCAGAAAAAGTAAAAATACCTCAAAGTATAAATTCAGATATAATAGTTTCCAGACCTGATATAGAATATTATTTAATGCTTATAAATGCTCAGGAAGAACATTTAAAATCAGCGAAAGCTGATTTTTATCCTCGGTTCAGTATAAACGGATCATATGGATTTGAAGCAGTTAATTTTAATAATGTTCTTAAAAAGGGATCTATTTTAGGATTTATAGGACCAAGTATTTATCTTCCTATTTTTCATGAAGGAAGTATAAGAAGTAATTATAAAATAGCAGGAATAGATTTAAATATCTTTATTGAAGAATATAATAAAGCTGTTATAAATGCTTATAATGAAATAGGCAATGAACTTTATAAGACAAAAACTTTAAAAAAATCACTTTTAAATTCAGATATGAATATTATAAATGAGAAAAAAATACTTCATGAAAATGAAAAGAGACTTAAAATAGGAACAAAATCAGAATATGAATATCTTTTAGATAAATATAATTTTACAGAAAAGATTCTTTCAAATAAGCAGAAACACTTAAAATATTATGTGCAGCAGTTAAATTTAATAAATGCAGCAGGGGGATCATATAGAAAGTAG
- a CDS encoding HlyD family secretion protein: MDENKIDEKNIKKAENYIDEKDKKEQDNKQRKKALGKMSLFIFILILIGAGYGAYWVFYGKRYVKTENAYVNSSQNVVTAQTSGRIKIIAAENTQEVQKGQLIASIDDTDYKIALENAAADLGKSVRAYFNLTSNAGQIEDELISRESQLKKAETDFAMDRASYNAGLISKLQYETSKNNFRIAQAAVNQSRKALINAKTQAESSSIYNHPDVQRAIAAYKNAYVNLMRTKVYAPESGKIVKKSVFLGQQVNPSQELMTIINLKNIWVDVNLKETQMKNIKIGDRVRMKSDINGKIYSGYIQGISAGTGSALSLIPAQNATGNWIKIVQRVPVRVVFDEDSLKENGNIPVGSSMTVEINTDIINKNIVPYEREESNLYTVDETEMNKEIDKIIKNNIGKK; this comes from the coding sequence ATGGATGAAAATAAAATTGATGAAAAAAATATAAAAAAAGCAGAAAATTATATAGATGAAAAAGATAAAAAAGAGCAGGATAATAAACAGAGGAAAAAAGCTTTGGGAAAAATGTCTTTGTTTATTTTTATTTTAATATTAATAGGTGCAGGTTATGGAGCTTATTGGGTATTTTATGGAAAGCGTTATGTTAAAACAGAAAATGCTTATGTAAACAGCAGTCAAAATGTTGTTACAGCACAGACATCAGGGCGTATAAAAATAATAGCTGCAGAAAATACTCAGGAAGTTCAGAAAGGTCAGCTGATAGCCTCAATAGATGATACAGATTATAAAATAGCTTTAGAAAATGCAGCGGCTGATTTAGGAAAATCAGTCCGTGCTTACTTTAATTTAACTTCTAATGCAGGACAAATAGAAGATGAACTGATTTCAAGAGAAAGTCAGTTAAAGAAAGCAGAGACAGATTTTGCTATGGACAGAGCCTCTTATAATGCAGGACTTATAAGTAAACTTCAATATGAAACAAGCAAAAATAATTTTAGAATAGCTCAGGCTGCGGTAAATCAAAGTAGAAAAGCTCTTATAAATGCTAAAACTCAGGCAGAAAGTAGTTCTATCTATAATCACCCTGATGTTCAAAGAGCAATTGCAGCTTATAAAAATGCTTATGTAAATCTTATGAGAACAAAAGTTTATGCCCCTGAAAGTGGAAAAATAGTAAAAAAATCAGTCTTTTTAGGACAACAAGTTAATCCTTCCCAAGAACTTATGACTATTATTAATTTAAAAAATATATGGGTAGATGTCAATCTTAAAGAAACTCAGATGAAAAATATTAAAATTGGTGACAGAGTAAGAATGAAAAGTGATATAAATGGCAAAATATACAGTGGATATATTCAAGGAATTTCAGCTGGAACAGGAAGTGCACTTTCTCTTATTCCAGCTCAGAATGCAACAGGTAACTGGATAAAAATTGTTCAGAGAGTTCCAGTCCGTGTAGTTTTTGATGAGGACAGTCTCAAAGAAAATGGAAATATTCCTGTTGGAAGTTCTATGACGGTTGAAATAAATACAGATATAATAAATAAAAATATAGTTCCTTATGAAAGAGAAGAATCTAATCTTTATACAGTTGATGAAACTGAAATGAATAAAGAAATTGATAAAATAATAAAAAATAATATAGGAAAAAAGTAG
- a CDS encoding DHA2 family efflux MFS transporter permease subunit: MGISLDIILATVALSIGSFMNVLDSTIVNVSLSHIAGDFAVAPTQGTWVITSYAVSEAIFLPLIGWLTKRFGIVRQYIMATLFFTIASVLCGISFNFGFLLFARVLQGIVGASMIPLSQTLMMGFYPKDKKAVALGIWSMTIILALVLGPVIGGWITDSFSWRGCFYINVPFGILSTYVVYYIFKKRGYKDKTEKAPIDIVGLIFLTIGISSLQIMLDKGNDLDWFSSKTIVVLAILAFVFLTLLTIWEWYHKDPMVNIKLFLNRNFTVGALSISIGSAAFFASVVVIPLWLQNYMGYTAFKSGMATSTLGIAIMFIAPILGTQLNRFDARKVVVFGFISFTISSFATGNYTPDVTAGYIAFSRFLSGIGLGFFFLPLNTITLSEISDREMAGASGLYNFMRNIGNSFGTSLSVNFWNHRMAIHHQDMVAAVNTGNPNFISYLHNTAGTFQDKLVVINNIITEQAAIMGVNDIIIGSGVLILLLIPLVMLARKTNK, translated from the coding sequence ATGGGAATATCATTAGACATTATACTGGCAACTGTTGCTCTTTCAATAGGATCTTTTATGAATGTTCTTGACAGTACCATTGTAAATGTTTCTCTTTCACATATTGCAGGAGATTTTGCTGTTGCTCCAACACAGGGGACATGGGTTATAACATCTTATGCTGTATCTGAAGCTATTTTTCTTCCTCTTATAGGCTGGCTTACAAAAAGATTTGGAATAGTAAGACAATATATAATGGCAACACTTTTTTTTACAATAGCAAGTGTTTTATGTGGAATAAGTTTTAACTTTGGATTTCTTCTTTTTGCAAGAGTACTTCAAGGAATAGTTGGAGCAAGTATGATTCCTCTTTCACAAACTCTTATGATGGGATTTTATCCTAAAGATAAAAAGGCTGTTGCTCTTGGAATATGGTCTATGACAATAATTCTTGCTCTAGTTCTTGGTCCAGTGATAGGAGGATGGATAACAGATTCGTTTTCATGGAGAGGATGTTTTTATATAAATGTGCCTTTTGGAATTTTATCTACATATGTAGTTTATTATATCTTTAAGAAGAGAGGATATAAAGATAAAACAGAAAAAGCTCCTATAGATATAGTAGGACTTATATTTTTAACAATAGGAATATCATCTCTTCAAATAATGCTTGATAAAGGAAATGACCTTGATTGGTTTTCAAGTAAAACAATAGTAGTTCTTGCAATACTGGCTTTTGTATTTTTAACTCTTCTTACAATATGGGAATGGTATCATAAAGATCCTATGGTAAATATAAAACTTTTTCTAAACAGGAATTTTACTGTTGGAGCACTGAGTATTTCAATAGGATCAGCTGCTTTTTTCGCTTCTGTTGTGGTAATTCCTTTATGGCTTCAAAACTATATGGGATACACAGCTTTTAAAAGTGGTATGGCAACCTCAACTCTTGGAATAGCTATAATGTTTATAGCTCCAATTCTTGGAACACAGCTTAATAGATTTGATGCAAGAAAGGTTGTTGTATTTGGATTTATATCTTTTACAATTTCAAGTTTTGCAACAGGAAACTACACTCCAGATGTAACAGCAGGGTATATAGCTTTTTCAAGATTTCTTTCAGGAATAGGTCTTGGTTTTTTCTTTTTGCCTCTTAATACAATTACTCTTTCTGAAATTTCAGACAGAGAAATGGCAGGAGCTTCAGGACTTTATAATTTTATGAGAAATATAGGAAATAGTTTTGGTACATCTCTTTCTGTAAATTTTTGGAATCACAGAATGGCAATACATCATCAGGATATGGTGGCAGCAGTAAATACAGGAAATCCAAATTTTATATCTTATCTTCATAATACAGCAGGAACATTTCAAGATAAACTTGTTGTAATAAATAATATAATTACAGAGCAAGCTGCTATAATGGGAGTAAATGATATAATAATTGGAAGTGGAGTTCTTATTCTGCTTTTAATTCCTCTTGTAATGCTTGCAAGAAAAACAAATAAGTAA
- a CDS encoding DUF445 domain-containing protein has product MILKCFLLVLIGALIGWITNFIAIKMLFRPYKEVNLIFFKIQGLLPKRRNEIGNSIAEVVNNELVSIKDIISKISSEDIEENIGAVVDRILESRLKEEIIKNFPMAAFFLSESMLDKIRNIIKQSILENKDEMMTVFAEYLESKVDIKSIIVEKVNAFSLEKIEEIIITLAKKELKHIEYIGAVLGGVIGLVQFAVVTFI; this is encoded by the coding sequence ATGATACTTAAATGTTTTTTACTGGTTTTAATAGGAGCATTGATAGGATGGATAACTAATTTTATTGCTATCAAAATGCTTTTCAGACCATATAAAGAAGTTAATTTAATTTTTTTCAAAATACAAGGACTGCTTCCTAAAAGAAGAAATGAAATAGGAAATAGCATTGCAGAAGTTGTTAATAATGAACTTGTGTCTATAAAAGATATAATATCAAAAATATCATCTGAAGATATAGAAGAAAATATAGGTGCTGTTGTAGATAGAATACTTGAATCAAGGCTGAAAGAGGAGATTATTAAAAATTTTCCAATGGCAGCATTTTTTTTGAGTGAGTCTATGCTTGATAAAATAAGAAATATTATAAAACAAAGCATTTTAGAAAATAAAGATGAGATGATGACAGTTTTTGCAGAATATCTTGAAAGTAAAGTAGATATTAAAAGTATTATAGTTGAAAAAGTAAATGCTTTTTCTTTGGAAAAAATTGAGGAAATAATAATTACTCTTGCAAAGAAAGAATTAAAGCATATTGAGTATATAGGAGCAGTTCTTGGAGGAGTAATAGGACTTGTACAGTTTGCTGTTGTAACATTTATTTAA
- the ruvB gene encoding Holliday junction branch migration DNA helicase RuvB produces MDRIVTDKELANETDSQKSLRPKRFSEYIGQTNLKEKMGIFIEAAKRRGGCIDHTLLYGPPGLGKTTLAGVIANEMNVNLKITSGPVLDKAGDLAAILTSLEENDILFIDEIHRLNTSVEEILYPAMEDGELDIIIGKGPAARSIRIELPKFTLIGATTRAGLLSSPLRDRFGVSHRMEYYTEEELIQILIRGAKVLGVEIEREGASEIARRSRGTPRIANRFLKRVRDYSEIKGNGIITKRIAGEALRLLGVDNEGLDELDRNIIFSIMKNYGGGPVGIETLSLLLGEDKRTIEEVYEPYLVKTGYIKRTPRGRMVTNKAKEHFEIKE; encoded by the coding sequence ATGGACAGAATAGTTACAGACAAAGAGCTTGCCAATGAAACAGATTCTCAGAAAAGTCTCAGACCAAAAAGATTTTCAGAATATATAGGTCAGACAAATTTAAAAGAAAAAATGGGAATATTTATTGAAGCAGCCAAAAGAAGAGGAGGATGTATAGACCATACACTTTTATATGGACCTCCAGGACTTGGAAAAACAACTCTTGCTGGTGTAATTGCCAATGAGATGAATGTAAATCTTAAAATTACTTCAGGTCCTGTTCTTGATAAGGCAGGAGATTTAGCTGCTATACTTACATCTCTTGAAGAAAATGACATTCTTTTCATAGATGAAATACACAGGCTTAATACTTCAGTAGAGGAAATTCTTTATCCTGCTATGGAAGATGGAGAGCTGGATATAATAATTGGAAAAGGGCCAGCTGCAAGATCTATAAGAATAGAACTTCCAAAATTTACTCTTATAGGTGCAACAACAAGAGCAGGGCTTTTAAGTTCTCCGTTGAGAGACAGATTTGGTGTAAGTCATAGAATGGAATATTATACAGAAGAAGAACTTATACAGATTCTTATAAGAGGAGCAAAAGTTTTAGGAGTAGAAATAGAAAGAGAAGGAGCTTCTGAGATTGCAAGAAGAAGCAGAGGAACACCAAGAATAGCAAATCGTTTTTTAAAAAGAGTAAGAGATTATTCTGAAATAAAAGGAAATGGAATTATTACAAAAAGAATAGCAGGAGAAGCGTTAAGACTTTTAGGAGTTGATAATGAAGGTCTTGATGAACTTGACAGAAATATTATTTTTTCAATAATGAAAAATTATGGAGGAGGTCCAGTTGGTATAGAGACTCTTTCACTCCTTCTAGGAGAAGATAAAAGAACAATAGAAGAGGTTTATGAACCTTATTTGGTTAAAACAGGATATATAAAAAGAACTCCAAGAGGGAGAATGGTAACCAATAAAGCAAAGGAACATTTTGAAATTAAGGAGTAG
- a CDS encoding RrF2 family transcriptional regulator, protein MKISTKVRYGLKALVYIADESSKGRLVRIKEISEKEDISVQYLEQILYKLKNENIIEGKRGPNGGYRLMSEPESVTLYKLYKILDDDTKVINCNENVKETKDCNEENCNNSCIWRKLDSAMKEILKSTTLAELIKNRDMI, encoded by the coding sequence ATGAAAATAAGTACAAAAGTAAGATATGGTTTAAAAGCACTTGTTTATATAGCAGATGAAAGTTCTAAAGGAAGACTTGTAAGAATAAAAGAAATTTCAGAAAAAGAGGATATTTCAGTTCAATACCTTGAACAGATTCTTTATAAACTTAAAAATGAAAATATAATTGAGGGAAAAAGAGGGCCTAACGGAGGATACAGACTTATGAGTGAGCCTGAAAGTGTAACTCTTTATAAGCTCTATAAAATTCTTGATGATGACACAAAAGTTATAAACTGCAATGAAAATGTAAAAGAAACAAAGGACTGTAATGAAGAAAATTGCAATAATAGTTGCATTTGGAGAAAACTAGACAGCGCTATGAAAGAAATTTTAAAAAGTACAACACTGGCAGAACTTATAAAAAACAGAGATATGATATAG